One window from the genome of Drosophila albomicans strain 15112-1751.03 chromosome 2L, ASM965048v2, whole genome shotgun sequence encodes:
- the LOC117564708 gene encoding proteinase inhibitor-like has translation MKTSLLPVFALLLVYLMTSYAYNAKKCDAKPSETGPCKAAFPMWRFIKATRQCESFLYGGCKGTKNLFEDEEECIAHCLT, from the exons ATGAAGACTTCTCTGCTGCCAGtgtttgctttacttttaGTATATCTGATGACCAGCTACGCTTATAATGCTA AGAAGTGCGATGCTAAACCCAGTGAAACAGGACCGTGTAAGGCGGCGTTTCCAATGTGGCGTTTTATAAAGGCTACACGACAGTGTGAATCCTTCCTATATGGTGGATGCAAAGGAACGAAGAATTTATTTGAGGATGAAGAAGAATGTATAGCACATTGCTTAACTTAA